A window from Mus caroli chromosome 2, CAROLI_EIJ_v1.1, whole genome shotgun sequence encodes these proteins:
- the Erich2 gene encoding glutamate-rich protein 2 isoform X2, whose translation MDTDLPVSLSPAFLKVTRIRGQACPRVCAPNLPRSATPSSSGRWATRAARSALRVVPAAGTVPAPPPPRALRPAPGPPRSAPLAPPLRRAVQSLGSSGGSRGSSRSPSGLHGNAASQARSSEPTASAERGWPSWSALRGNNLAGRPEGWASGTARLSKYCPRRTRSPSIPLENTLKETSCLSLSPEFCIPEIPSNYLDKTDVQASKSRQNGRLLLYDPKEKLMSGTNKEKSHKSHFGRRPRLSNKLYTSPAQIPGGANAFSAKKEASSKKSEDKASFKSIDNRPSSRSTENKDVLTNRQSDLWSSSFLKESAGETSKDLVLAKQEENRDYCLEDIEENLSDSTDGDGEEDSSNEDDEGPAKKATQAPLELMAEFLRAEMGRDYQLAKKLCQMILIYEPENPVAKEFFSLIEEILLKEKAQDEEDEEDSDEDSSSESEVDSSEDGSEDSSDECEDGS comes from the exons atggacacCGACCTTCCAGTCTCCCTGTCTCCAGCCTTTCTCAAAGTAACCAGGATACGTGGTCAAGCCTGCCCCAGAGTGTGTGCCCCCAATTTGCCCCGCAGCGCGACGCCCAGTTCCTCCGGACGCTGGGCCACCCGCGCCGCCCGCTCCGCCCTTCGCGTGGTTCCAGCAGCTGGAACAgttcccgccccgcccccgccccgcgcTCTGCGCCCCGCCCCGGGCCCGCCGCGCTCCGCCCCGCTCGCCCCTCCGCTGCGTCGGGCTGTCCAGTCGTTGGGCAGCTCCGGTGGTTCCCGGGGCTCCTCCCGCAGCCCGTCCGGTCTCCATGGCAACGCGGCGTCCCAGGCTCGCAGCTCGGAACCCACCGCGAGTGCGGAGCGGGGCTGGCCTTCCTGGTCTGCCCTTCGAGGAAACAACTTGGCAGGGCGGCCAGAGG GTTGGGCCTCTGGAACCGCACGACTGTCGAAGTACTGCCCGAGAAG GACAAGAAGTCCCAGCATTCCCCTGGAGAACACATTGAAGGAAACCAGTTGCTTAAG TCTTAGCCCTGAATTTTGTATTCCTGAAATTCCCAG CAACTACCTGGACAAGACTGATGTGCAG GCATCAAAAAGCAGACAGAATGGCAGATTGCTATTGTATGATCCGAAGG aaaaaCTGATGAGCGGCACCAATAAAGAAAAGTCACA CAAATCCCACTTTGGACGCAGACCAAGATTATCAAACAAGCTTTATACTTCTCCAGCACAGATCCCGGGTGGAGCTAATGCATTCTCAGCAAA AAAAGAAGCCTCTTCAAAGAAGAGCGAAGATAAAGCCTCTTTTAAAAGTATTGATAACAGACCATCCTCAAGGAGTACTGAAAATAAAGATGTCTTAACAAACCGGCAGTCCGACCTGTGGTCATCTTCCTTCCTAAAAGAAAGCGCAG GTGAAACAAGCAAGGATTTGGTCCTTGCAAAGCAAGAGGAAAATAGAGACTATTGCCTTGAGGACATTGAAGAGAACTTGTCAGACTCGACAGATGGTGATGGTGAAGAGGACAGCAGCAACGAAGATGACGAAGGCCCCGCTAAGAAGGCGACTCAAGCCCCACTGGAACTAATGGCAGAA TTCCTGAGAGCAGAAATGGGCCGAGACTACCAGCTGGCAAAAAAATTATGTCAGATGA TCCTAATCTATGAACCAGAAAATCCTGTGGCCAAGGAATTTTTCTCACTTATTGAAGAGATATTGCTGAagg AGAAAGCTCaggatgaggaggatgaagaggacaGTGACGAGGACTCGAGCAGCGAGAGCGAGGTGGACAGCAGTGAGGACGGCAGCGAGGACAGCTCGGACGAGTGCGAGGATGGGTCCTAG
- the Erich2 gene encoding glutamate-rich protein 2 isoform X1 yields the protein MDTDLPVSLSPAFLKVTRIRGQACPRVCAPNLPRSATPSSSGRWATRAARSALRVVPAAGTVPAPPPPRALRPAPGPPRSAPLAPPLRRAVQSLGSSGGSRGSSRSPSGLHGNAASQARSSEPTASAERGWPSWSALRGNNLAGRPEGKQQCGDCWASGTARLSKYCPRRTRSPSIPLENTLKETSCLSLSPEFCIPEIPSNYLDKTDVQASKSRQNGRLLLYDPKEKLMSGTNKEKSHKSHFGRRPRLSNKLYTSPAQIPGGANAFSAKKEASSKKSEDKASFKSIDNRPSSRSTENKDVLTNRQSDLWSSSFLKESAGETSKDLVLAKQEENRDYCLEDIEENLSDSTDGDGEEDSSNEDDEGPAKKATQAPLELMAEFLRAEMGRDYQLAKKLCQMILIYEPENPVAKEFFSLIEEILLKEKAQDEEDEEDSDEDSSSESEVDSSEDGSEDSSDECEDGS from the exons atggacacCGACCTTCCAGTCTCCCTGTCTCCAGCCTTTCTCAAAGTAACCAGGATACGTGGTCAAGCCTGCCCCAGAGTGTGTGCCCCCAATTTGCCCCGCAGCGCGACGCCCAGTTCCTCCGGACGCTGGGCCACCCGCGCCGCCCGCTCCGCCCTTCGCGTGGTTCCAGCAGCTGGAACAgttcccgccccgcccccgccccgcgcTCTGCGCCCCGCCCCGGGCCCGCCGCGCTCCGCCCCGCTCGCCCCTCCGCTGCGTCGGGCTGTCCAGTCGTTGGGCAGCTCCGGTGGTTCCCGGGGCTCCTCCCGCAGCCCGTCCGGTCTCCATGGCAACGCGGCGTCCCAGGCTCGCAGCTCGGAACCCACCGCGAGTGCGGAGCGGGGCTGGCCTTCCTGGTCTGCCCTTCGAGGAAACAACTTGGCAGGGCGGCCAGAGGGTAAGCAGCAGTGTGGTGACT GTTGGGCCTCTGGAACCGCACGACTGTCGAAGTACTGCCCGAGAAG GACAAGAAGTCCCAGCATTCCCCTGGAGAACACATTGAAGGAAACCAGTTGCTTAAG TCTTAGCCCTGAATTTTGTATTCCTGAAATTCCCAG CAACTACCTGGACAAGACTGATGTGCAG GCATCAAAAAGCAGACAGAATGGCAGATTGCTATTGTATGATCCGAAGG aaaaaCTGATGAGCGGCACCAATAAAGAAAAGTCACA CAAATCCCACTTTGGACGCAGACCAAGATTATCAAACAAGCTTTATACTTCTCCAGCACAGATCCCGGGTGGAGCTAATGCATTCTCAGCAAA AAAAGAAGCCTCTTCAAAGAAGAGCGAAGATAAAGCCTCTTTTAAAAGTATTGATAACAGACCATCCTCAAGGAGTACTGAAAATAAAGATGTCTTAACAAACCGGCAGTCCGACCTGTGGTCATCTTCCTTCCTAAAAGAAAGCGCAG GTGAAACAAGCAAGGATTTGGTCCTTGCAAAGCAAGAGGAAAATAGAGACTATTGCCTTGAGGACATTGAAGAGAACTTGTCAGACTCGACAGATGGTGATGGTGAAGAGGACAGCAGCAACGAAGATGACGAAGGCCCCGCTAAGAAGGCGACTCAAGCCCCACTGGAACTAATGGCAGAA TTCCTGAGAGCAGAAATGGGCCGAGACTACCAGCTGGCAAAAAAATTATGTCAGATGA TCCTAATCTATGAACCAGAAAATCCTGTGGCCAAGGAATTTTTCTCACTTATTGAAGAGATATTGCTGAagg AGAAAGCTCaggatgaggaggatgaagaggacaGTGACGAGGACTCGAGCAGCGAGAGCGAGGTGGACAGCAGTGAGGACGGCAGCGAGGACAGCTCGGACGAGTGCGAGGATGGGTCCTAG
- the Erich2 gene encoding glutamate-rich protein 2 isoform X3: MDTDLPVSLSPAFLKVTRIRGQACPRVCAPNLPRSATPSSSGRWATRAARSALRVVPAAGTVPAPPPPRALRPAPGPPRSAPLAPPLRRAVQSLGSSGGSRGSSRSPSGLHGNAASQARSSEPTASAERGWPSWSALRGNNLAGRPEGWASGTARLSKYCPRRTRSPSIPLENTLKETSCLSNYLDKTDVQASKSRQNGRLLLYDPKEKLMSGTNKEKSHKSHFGRRPRLSNKLYTSPAQIPGGANAFSAKKEASSKKSEDKASFKSIDNRPSSRSTENKDVLTNRQSDLWSSSFLKESAGETSKDLVLAKQEENRDYCLEDIEENLSDSTDGDGEEDSSNEDDEGPAKKATQAPLELMAEFLRAEMGRDYQLAKKLCQMILIYEPENPVAKEFFSLIEEILLKEKAQDEEDEEDSDEDSSSESEVDSSEDGSEDSSDECEDGS, encoded by the exons atggacacCGACCTTCCAGTCTCCCTGTCTCCAGCCTTTCTCAAAGTAACCAGGATACGTGGTCAAGCCTGCCCCAGAGTGTGTGCCCCCAATTTGCCCCGCAGCGCGACGCCCAGTTCCTCCGGACGCTGGGCCACCCGCGCCGCCCGCTCCGCCCTTCGCGTGGTTCCAGCAGCTGGAACAgttcccgccccgcccccgccccgcgcTCTGCGCCCCGCCCCGGGCCCGCCGCGCTCCGCCCCGCTCGCCCCTCCGCTGCGTCGGGCTGTCCAGTCGTTGGGCAGCTCCGGTGGTTCCCGGGGCTCCTCCCGCAGCCCGTCCGGTCTCCATGGCAACGCGGCGTCCCAGGCTCGCAGCTCGGAACCCACCGCGAGTGCGGAGCGGGGCTGGCCTTCCTGGTCTGCCCTTCGAGGAAACAACTTGGCAGGGCGGCCAGAGG GTTGGGCCTCTGGAACCGCACGACTGTCGAAGTACTGCCCGAGAAG GACAAGAAGTCCCAGCATTCCCCTGGAGAACACATTGAAGGAAACCAGTTGCTTAAG CAACTACCTGGACAAGACTGATGTGCAG GCATCAAAAAGCAGACAGAATGGCAGATTGCTATTGTATGATCCGAAGG aaaaaCTGATGAGCGGCACCAATAAAGAAAAGTCACA CAAATCCCACTTTGGACGCAGACCAAGATTATCAAACAAGCTTTATACTTCTCCAGCACAGATCCCGGGTGGAGCTAATGCATTCTCAGCAAA AAAAGAAGCCTCTTCAAAGAAGAGCGAAGATAAAGCCTCTTTTAAAAGTATTGATAACAGACCATCCTCAAGGAGTACTGAAAATAAAGATGTCTTAACAAACCGGCAGTCCGACCTGTGGTCATCTTCCTTCCTAAAAGAAAGCGCAG GTGAAACAAGCAAGGATTTGGTCCTTGCAAAGCAAGAGGAAAATAGAGACTATTGCCTTGAGGACATTGAAGAGAACTTGTCAGACTCGACAGATGGTGATGGTGAAGAGGACAGCAGCAACGAAGATGACGAAGGCCCCGCTAAGAAGGCGACTCAAGCCCCACTGGAACTAATGGCAGAA TTCCTGAGAGCAGAAATGGGCCGAGACTACCAGCTGGCAAAAAAATTATGTCAGATGA TCCTAATCTATGAACCAGAAAATCCTGTGGCCAAGGAATTTTTCTCACTTATTGAAGAGATATTGCTGAagg AGAAAGCTCaggatgaggaggatgaagaggacaGTGACGAGGACTCGAGCAGCGAGAGCGAGGTGGACAGCAGTGAGGACGGCAGCGAGGACAGCTCGGACGAGTGCGAGGATGGGTCCTAG
- the Erich2 gene encoding glutamate-rich protein 2 isoform X4, protein METVDEAKAGETSKDLVLAKQEENRDYCLEDIEENLSDSTDGDGEEDSSNEDDEGPAKKATQAPLELMAEFLRAEMGRDYQLAKKLCQMILIYEPENPVAKEFFSLIEEILLKEKAQDEEDEEDSDEDSSSESEVDSSEDGSEDSSDECEDGS, encoded by the exons ATGGAGACTGTGGACGAGGCGAAAGCAG GTGAAACAAGCAAGGATTTGGTCCTTGCAAAGCAAGAGGAAAATAGAGACTATTGCCTTGAGGACATTGAAGAGAACTTGTCAGACTCGACAGATGGTGATGGTGAAGAGGACAGCAGCAACGAAGATGACGAAGGCCCCGCTAAGAAGGCGACTCAAGCCCCACTGGAACTAATGGCAGAA TTCCTGAGAGCAGAAATGGGCCGAGACTACCAGCTGGCAAAAAAATTATGTCAGATGA TCCTAATCTATGAACCAGAAAATCCTGTGGCCAAGGAATTTTTCTCACTTATTGAAGAGATATTGCTGAagg AGAAAGCTCaggatgaggaggatgaagaggacaGTGACGAGGACTCGAGCAGCGAGAGCGAGGTGGACAGCAGTGAGGACGGCAGCGAGGACAGCTCGGACGAGTGCGAGGATGGGTCCTAG